A window of Fusarium musae strain F31 chromosome 1, whole genome shotgun sequence genomic DNA:
AGGGGTCGTAAACGGCAGACGCAGATGCAGCCTAAGCTCAGCTTAGCTTAGGAGACAGTTGAACCTCTTATTTATCTCCAGACCTGCCCTATAGGACATCActcttgctcttgctgctgtttctgccctttatataaactgTGCAGTCTCCTTACCGCAGAGTCTTCCCTCAGGCTAACACAATCCTCCGGATCTTCCATCATGGCCCCCTCCGACTTTGCCGACTATCCTAAGCCTGTCGAGGCTCCAGCAGCTTCATACAACCCCACAGTCGAGAACAATCCTACATTCAGAGGCATTCCTCTCGTAATTGGTGCTAATCTGTGAGTTCTATATCCTGTGGCTGATATCCTTACCGAAGCTAAAGCCTTGTAGCATCGCCAAAGTTGGGTTCCTTCAACAGTATTTCTGGGATAATGCCCACTTTGGCACTATCAAAGACATTCCTGCTCTTGATGATATTCCCTACAGGTTCCATGTATGAAAGGTCATTACCTCGTCCGAAATGCCACATAGCTAACGTCTCCAGCCTACCGTAACTCCCCTGGGCCCTACAAAGCCTATGCTTGACTTTGAGCCTAAGCTTCTCAAGTCCCAATATCCAGATTCCAAAGCACGCTATTACACTGCTAGTGACTACCATGAGATGTACAAGTCGGGCCAACTGACACCTCTTCAAGTCGCTGAAGCTCTCCTCCCCCAAATCTCCAGACCAGATGGCAAGTATTCTGATGGCTGGGTTGATAATCACGGCAAAGATCATTTAGTGCTCGAGGCTGCCAAAGCATCAACTGAGCGTTATGCTGCCGGCAAGCCACTGGGTGTATTAGACGGTGTACCTATCGGTGTCAAGGACGATACCGATGTTAAGGGATTTCATAACCACATTGGTATGAAATATGACCCCTCCATCGAAACTTtcaaggagcagaaggaaTCGTCGTGGCCAGTGAAGAAACTCCAGGAGGCTGGTGCTGTAGTCATCGGAAAGAATGCTATGCATGAGCTTGGCTCTGGTGAGTCCATACACAAGGTCtttctcattcattcactgaCCGTGATCAGACACCAGCGGATGCAATGTAAGCACAAGCCGCTTCATACAAGTCGTCACTAACGAATCCAGGCTGCACAAGGAACACCCACTAACTGGCTTAACAAATCCTACTATCCTGGCGGTTCCTCCTCCGGGGGCTCATCCACTGTCTCAGCTGGTGTTGTCCCCATCGCGGTTGGCACCGACGCGGGAGGCAGTATCCGCATTCCTCCAACTTTCAATGGCGTCTACGGACTCAAGACCACACATAACAGGACTATGTTTATGAACAACACCATGTGTATCACCGGCCCCATCGCCGCAACTGTCTCAGACCTGACTATTGCCTACCGCGTCATGTCCCAGCCTAACCCAGATTGTCATATCCAGGGCCGTTTTGCTCGTTCTGATCCACCGCCAAAGGGTCAGAAGAAGGTCATGGGGATTTACCGCGACTGGTGGAACAAAGCTGACCCTCGTGTCAAGGAGGTCTGTGACAGGGCGGTAGATTACCTCGCTAACAAATGCGGTTATGAGATCATCGACGTCACTATCCCCTACATCCCCGAGGCGCAACTTGCGCACAGTGTTGTCTGTATCACTGAAATGGCCGAGTCAGCCCGTCGACGAACTCCCAATCCCGCCGACTGGCTCTCGCTGGTAGGTCCCGCTAATAAGGTCGTTATGTCTGTCGGTACCAGGACTCCTGCTGCCGATATGCTCAAATACGGTGCTTTGCGAGAGCTCATCATGCAACATCTCGCCTACTTGTTCCAGAAGTACCCTGGCCTTCTTATTATGACACCCACAAGTCCCTTGATCGGATGGCCTATTGTCCCTGGTGATCAAGCCTACGGCATGAGTGACACCAACACGACTATTCGAAACATGCTCTACGTCTTTTTGGCCAACTTGACCGGCACGCCTGCGGTATCAGCTCCTGTGGGATACGTGGATCCGGATCAGGGTGAGGGTAAGCTCTCTATTGGCTTGATGGCTACAGGAGAATGGGGTAGTGAGGAGCAGCTCCTGGCTTGGGCAGCAGAGACAGAGGAGTATTTGCATAATTCTACAGAGTCTGGCCGGCGCCGACCTGATGAGTGGCTGGATGTTGTAGATCTGGCTAAGCAGAAGGCATAAAGCCAATGTACCAAGATGATGCTTTGATGTTTTCAACTCAGGTCGCAAAAATGAAAATGGAATATGGAGTCTTTTAATTGTTGTTTAGCATGTGCTGATCAAGGGTGCTTCTTAGCAACTCCTCTTGTGACTACGCAACTAATGGGATTATTTAGACAGGAACTTAGAAGCAAGACTCATAAGACCGGAAGCGCCACCCTGCTGTCCACCAGCACCGGCCTGGTTCTTGAGGTACATCTTGAAAGCGACTTCACCAGCCTGCTGGATGACGCTCTCCTTGCTCGTGCCCTCGGATACCTTGCCTGATGCGGCCTTGTTGTCAAAGAGCTATGAATTTATATTAGACGTTGACTTATACGTGTGCTGTACCTCAAAACTAACCTTGCTAGCTTCGGCCAAGGCAAGTCCCAAGAACGCTGTCTGGCTGTTGGCACCAGTGCTGCTTTGGCCCTGGCCCTGGGTGAACATCTTAAGAGCTTGCATAGCAGCAGCGGTACCCAGACTCTTGCTGTCTTGCTGGGAGTTGTCGTCGTTGTAGGTGTTCTTGTGCTGCTTGATGGCATCTGACGGTCATATATCATCAGCATGTGTCTCGCCCATGGAACAGAAATCTTGAAAAGATGGCTTACCTTCCTCATCAAGGTCCTCATCAGCAAGCTTGTTCTGCTTCTGTCCGAGAGATCCTAGAATGCTTCCAAACAGATCCTTGTCACCAGAAGATCCTGCCTTCTGATGGGCTTCCTCCTTGGCGTTGTCAAAGTCGACGTTTCCACCAAGGAAGCTGGAAAAGCCACCGCCACCCTGAGACTCTGTGTATTGTTAGATTCGCTCGTTCGATTGGAAGTTTGTGATAATGACTAACGGATGCCACCAGCAGGAGGGtactgctgttgttggccaTACTGGCCCTCTTGTTGTCCGTAACCTTGCTGCTGGCCATAGCCTTGGCCTCCGTAACCCTGCTGCTGTCCGGGTCCTTGCTGCTGGTGTTCTAGAGAGAATATCTATTAGCTGAAGCTACTTGGGGTTTGTGTTATGGTTGGAATGTCGGGATCTGGAAGACAACGCCTAGCTGTTGCTTTAACGCCCCTCAACGTTCGGAGGTCGTATGAGGGGCATCATGGATCCTTGGCGGGGTAATAAGAGCTACGAGGTAAAATATGAGGACAGAGACATTAACGTACCCTGACgcttgtccttgtcgtcGTCAAGATAGTCCTTAGCGGCGTTGATGAGCTTATCCATGATGGCGACTGTAGCTTGAGAGGATGGCGAATGAATTTGTATTGGAAAATTGTTTAGTTTCGAGAGGGAAATGTTTATGAgagagaggttgatgatgcaaAGGATTAAGTTGAAATAGAGAGGGGTCCACGTCTCAGGTACTGTCTGTacattgagcttggagaaCGAGGGCCCAATCAGCTCAGTTAATGAAACCTCTGTTGCATGGCCCTCTAACTACCTAGCAGTGCCTAGGTTCCTTACGTACTAGAGTGTATCACTGTTTGTTATGCTGTATTATCCATCCAATACTCTGCTGCGGTTCCCCTCGAGGTGTCTGACGTGGATCTAGCTGTACAAGCTACAGTATAGCTGCCTTCATAATTATGGGGAGCTTGTCACGACCTACGCAATCCATTCGGCTTTAGTGGGACTTGGGGCACTAGCTATTGCTTATTTCAGCTGCCATGATAACTTCAGCTGAACTGCATCGTCACTtatggaaagaagaaaaaaaccGACTGACTGTATTGGCCCACAATGAATAAGGCAGCCAGAGGGCAATGGGGTTCATATCGTTGCATCTTTCAGTCACGACAGTCACTCTACAAATAATGCGTCAATTCATATACGTGGCGCATCAAGGGCGCGCACGTAGCTATGTCTGCCCAAATGCTCCCTACACTCCAGGTATCTGTGTTGTAGTCCCAGTCGTGACAAATCAAATGTCCAGTCCAGTCGTGAGCttgcaaaaaagaaagtaatcaAGTAAACAACCGGCTGTGAGCGTCTCGTGTATCCCGCTTTTCGCCATACAAATCAGTAATTTCAGCCCAAACTCCATCGTGCCCCAGGCACCGTGTCTCTAGCCAGCTCGTCTTATATCATGGCAAACACTGCTACTTGCTGCCCTTGTCTCGGTCGTCTCAGGCATCTTGCAGGCCGGGAGATCGATAACTCGTTGGGAGCCATTTCGTCGCCCCCGTGATCATACAGATTGATCCACCGTAGGAGGATGGCTGGTGCtggttctcttcttctccctcttggCCCAACGTAAACCGCAGGCGTTGCATAATGTCTTCGGCCCTTGGGGTCCCTTTCTCCATTCCGGCGAGTCCAGGGTGCCTGCGTTATGTCATTATTGGTACAACAGGCCACTTGCGTCGAAAAAACCACTTACCACAGtccgtacatacatattCCTCAGatgtcttgagcttcttctttttatcgCCGGTTCGAGGATCTCGCTCCATCGGAATTGCAATTCCTGCATCACCCTTGATCAGGGTCGGGCTAGCATTACCAGTTGTAATTCCCCGGCTTCGTTCGCCCTCGATATATCGCAATCCCGTCAACATCTCAATCGTGTCTGTGTGCGATGCTCCTTCGTAACGTGCCATCTTGTCCTTCAGCGAATCCTGCCGACCACCTGCGACTGAGCCTTCGAGATTTTCACGTGTAAGAGCTTTATTGAGAGCTGCTCGATCGGCCTCTGTCATTCCTCTTTCGCTACCCGGGCGATAAAAGGTTCCCGAGGAGACGCCGGTTCCTTCAGATGGGGTCATGTCTGACCGACCCTCTTGGCTCTGTAGCCACTGCTTTTGCGCCTCATCGTTTTCGGCCTCCTCTTCACGACGGAGCTCGGCGATACGGCGCTTTAACCTTTCATTTTCGATCTTATGCTCAAGGAAAGAGTCTAGAAGTCCAGCGTTTTTGGTGGGATACGGTCGCGCCATCATAAACACGGCCTGGCAGAAGGGCGATTGATTATTTGGATTGGGGGCGAACTTGGCGCCAGCGATGTGAGCATGGCCGACAGTCTCAAAAATCGCATATTCGGCGTCCTTCTTTTTGAAACGGTAAAAAAGTCGTAGCGGGTTGCCTGACGCGATGGATTCATTGAGTTCTGCGACAAAAACACCTTGGTCATCTGGGTGGATCAGGTCTTTGAGAAACACATCTTGAATCTCCTCTACACTGTATCCAGTGACCTGGAGAATACTAGGCGATGCGTATTTGATGCGCCCGTTCGCATCGAGAATCTGCAAAAAGTCCCTGAGCTCTTCCACAACCTTGGCGGGCCAATTTCTTCGCTTGGTGAACTCAGTGAGGGTGCTGGCGCCAGCGAGATTCATCTGAGCAAAGGCGCCAGCGGGGAGGGGCCCTGCGCCAGGAACATTGTTCGCTGCTGTGTTGAATTGATTTTCAGCTCTCGCGACAGACTCTTCTGTGGCCGATTGCCCATTGCCGAAAGAGCCGCTCATGTTGGATTCATCTGCGGATTCGAGGTTCATTGGAATATCTGTTATGCCACCGAGCATACTATTGTCGAGCATGGCCATAAGATCGTTGTCCTGACCATCAGCGCCCATCTACAAAATCGGGTTAGCCGACATGATCGAAGATCAAGGTTGCGTTGACCTTGGCCGATTGAGGGGGCGCTATAGATAGGGTCGCAGCCCCGGCGTCGGCGTCGGCGTCGCGGGGAGGGGAGTGGTAATTGACCTGGCCACCCGTTATATCGGGGAGAGAACCAATATCGAGGTTGAAACCGTAGAAATTGTTGAAGTTGTTCGGATGAGGGGCGCCCTGGggcggaggaggtggtggaggtggtcCGTGGGACATGGTTGCGGCGCATTCATGTGGCAGTCGAGTATTCGAAGTTGCATTGGCGAGAACCCGGAAAGGGCAATTCCAGTGGCCTTGGGCGTGGCCTTGGTGGTCTCTTTGGCGCTCGACTCAGTGGATGCGACAGCGGTAGCGATAAGAGCTGGGGGTGAGTTGTCCAATTGGAGATATTGTTTCAATGGCTTGAGTACCATGAGAAATTCTGAAAAACGAAAAGATATTTCCGGGGGGTAACAAGGTATTCTGGGGTCGTATCGGTGCTTTTTATCCTTCAAATTTGTTTTTGGGTATGGCGAAGGCGAATTCTTGAGCTCAACATCTAACTCGAAACGTAGAAATGGATGTCGAGCTTCCCCTCTCTACTTTCCACTGAGACAATGAACAGCAAAGAGCATCGAGTAATCGGCCAGGAA
This region includes:
- a CDS encoding hypothetical protein (EggNog:ENOG41), which encodes MDKLINAAKDYLDDDKDKRQEHQQQGPGQQQGYGGQGYGQQQGYGQQEGQYGQQQQYPPAGGIQSQGGGGFSSFLGGNVDFDNAKEEAHQKAGSSGDKDLFGSILGSLGQKQNKLADEDLDEEDAIKQHKNTYNDDNSQQDSKSLGTAAAMQALKMFTQGQGQSSTGANSQTAFLGLALAEASKLFDNKAASGKVSEGTSKESVIQQAGEVAFKMYLKNQAGAGGQQGGASGLMSLASKFLSK